A region of the Dyadobacter sp. CECT 9275 genome:
AAGTAAATCCGGTTCTTAACATCACTTTGGTCTGAGTAGCTCATCAACACACAGTTGTTCTTAACCTTTTAATTTTATTTTAGTTTATATGTCTCAAGTAGCTGAATTAACCCTTGACGGTAAATCTTACCAATTTCCAGTAATAGAAGGTAGTGAAAAAGAAAAAGCGATAGATATTGCCAAGTTACGTGATCAGACTGGTTACATTACTATTGATGCCGGTTATAAAAATACCGGAGCAACAAAGAGCGCTATAACGTTTTTGGACGGTGAGGAAGGGATACTGAATTACAGAGGATACTCCATAGAAGACCTGGCCGAAAAAGCTACTTTTTTGGAAGTTGCATATCTTCTGATCTATGGTGAATTACCCACTGAAAAACAATTTGCAGACTTTGAGTACGAGATCCGCACGCATACACTGGTGAACGAGGATATGCGCAAGATCTTTGAAGGTTTCCCGGTGAATGCACATCCGATGGGTGTACTGTCGTCACTTGTGAGCGCGATGAGCTCGTTTTATACTGAAAACCAGGATACTCCCGAAGTAACAGAACTGCACATCATCAGGCTTTTGTCTAAATTGCCGACCATTGCGACCTGGTCGTTCAAGAAGTCGCAGGGGCATCCCGTTAACTACCCTCAGAACGATCTGGATTATTGTTCTAACTTCCTTAATATGATGTTTGCCCTCCCGGTGGCAAAATATGAGGTGGATCCGGTGGTTTCGGCAGCACTTAACAAGTTACTGATTTTACACGCAGATCATGAACAAAATTGTTCTACATCAACGGTCCGGCTGGTAGGTTCTTCACAGGCTAATATTTATTCATCTATTTCAGCAGGGATCAGTGCGCTGTGGGGACCCCTTCACGGAGGTGCTAACCAGGAGGTAATTGAAATGCTGGAAGCGATCAAGAACGATGGCGGTGATACGCAGAAATATATCAATATGGCCAAAGATAAAAGTAGCGGCTTCCGTTTGTTTGGCTTTGGGCACCGGGTTTACAAAAACTTTGATCCACGCGCGCGTATCATTAAAAAAGCGGCGGATGATGTATTGCATAAGTTAGGTATCAATGACCCGGTTCTGGAGATCGCCCAAAAATTGGAAAAGGCGGCGCTTGAAGACGAATATTTCGTATCAAGAAAGCTTTATCCTAATGTTGATTTCTATTCAGGGATTATCTACAGAGCGCTCGGCATACCTACCAACATGTTCACCGTGATGTTCGCCATCGGCCGTCTGCCGGGTTGGATTGCGCAATGGAAAGAAATGCGGACGAATAAAGAACCAATTGGTCGTCCACGGCAGGTATATGTAGGTGCTCCCAAAAGAGATTTTGTGCCGATGAGCGAGCGATAAAATTTTCAAATCATTCTATAAAATAAAACTGCATCCGGCCTAATCCGGATGCAGTTTTATTTTAGGCCCATTCAGGTAGCTATCCGAACGGAGTTTTAACTAGCGATCATTATGGAGCAAGCCGCTCTATCTCCCAATTACCGTCCGCCGTCTTCTGATAGGCAAGCCTGTCGTGCAGGCGGCTTGGGCGGCCTTGCCAGAATTCGATGTAATCAGGTATGACCCTATAGCCCCCCCAATGCCCGGGCCTTGGTACCGGTTTACCCTCAAAGGCAGCTTCGAAATACGAAAGTTGGTTTTCCAGATGGTGCCTGTCTTTAATGGTATGGCTCTGGTCTGACACCCAGGCACCGAGCTGGCTTCCCCGTGGCCGGGACGCAAAGTAACTGTCAGACTCTTCTGTTGCTACTTTTTCTACTGATCCCTCAATGCGTACCTGTCGTTCAAGTTCTTTCCAGAAAAAGGTAAGGGACACCTGCGGGTTGGCCTCCATTTCCTGTCCTTTTTTGCTTTTATAGTTGGTAAAAAACACAAAACCAGTCGGATCCAGGTCTTTCAGTAACACAATACGGGCCGAGGGCCGTTTGTCGGAGACTGTACTCAGCAGCATGGCGTTTGGTTCGGTAAGGCCCGAGGCTATCACTTCATCAAACCATCTTGAGAACTGAGCCATCGGGTTGGCCTCCAGATCCTCTTCGGAGAGCCCCTTTAAAGTATAATCGTAACGGATATTGGCAATGTCTTTATTCATTAGTTTTCAATATGTTTCAATGTTAGAGGGCCAAAATTAGCCAATTCATAGGAAAGATTGTTAGATTTGTATTTCAGAAGAGACGTACTTACGAAACAGGAATCATGATAGCACAAGAACAAAACGAAGGGGTCGAAAGCAATGAGCAGGAAGACCTGACAAATAAAACGATTGATACCCTTGAAATTGATCTTAACAATGATTTGACTGAGGAACACGAAGAGGAAGCTCCGGACGTTGATTATAGTCAACTTTCTAAGGAACAGTTAATTAAATTGCTTGAAAATGATCTGGAGGCACTTCGTAAAGATGATGTGAAACCGGCACTTTTCAAGAAAGCTGATGCGGTTGTCAGAGAAATACGTGCAGTGGTGGATCAGTGGAAACAGCGTGACAGGGAAACGGCGCTGAAAGCATTTATCCAGGATACAGGAGGTGAGGAAGGATTTGAATTTAAGTATGATGCTGAAATCCAAAAGATTGATGCACTGGGCAGAGAGGTTCGAGGGCTGAAAAACGGATACTACCAGAAACAGGAAAAAGATAAGGAAAAGAATTTTACGGTTAAAACCAACCTGCTTCAGCGCCTCCGTTTGTTACTGGAAGCAGAAGAAGGCCGGGAAACTGATGCTTCCGGACTGAAAAGCAGCTGGGAAGAATTTAAGAAAATTCAGGATGAGTGGAAAAACGCCGGGAATATAGCTTCGCCGCATAACGGAACTTTGTGGGCTACCTATAATGCGCTTATTGACCGGTACTTCAGCAACCGGAACATATACTTTGAACTTAAGGAGCTGGACCGCCGCAGGAATGCGGATCTTAAGGCTGAACTTTGTGAAAAAGTTGAAGAACTGGGCAAATCGCTGGCATCGCGCCCGATGACCCGGGAAATTCTCAATGAGGCCAACCATATCTTCGAAGATTACAAACATATAGGTCCTGCACCGAAAGAAGATCAGGAAAAATTATGGCAAAGGTTCAAGCTGGCGCTGGATGTACTGTACGATGCGCAGCGCGGCCAGTTTGCTGAGCAGAAGAAGTCGATGCAGGAAAACTATGAGCAGAAACTGAAGATATATGAAGAAATAGTTCCCTTTACCAGCTTCAATTCGGGAAGTATTAAAGAATGGAATGCCAAGACAAAGGAAATCATGGCATTTCAGGACCAGTGGGTGGCTTTGAAAGGGATTATGCCACGTGAAGAGGGAAAAGACCTTAGCAAGAAGTTCTGGGGAGCGCTTAAGACTTTCTTTAACAATAAAGGAGAGTTCTTCCGGCAGCTGGAATCCAAAAGAGAACAGAACCTTGAACTGAAGAACCAGCTTTGCGCAGAAGCCGAAGCGATTCTGGAAAGTGGGGAAGATAATCCTTCCAATACCCAGAAAATTATTGAACTTCAGAAGAAATGGAAGGGGATAGGGCAGGTTCCGGAAAAGTTCAAAGATACGATATACGACCGTTTCAAACAGGCTTGTGATGCTTATTTTGATCAAAAGCGTTCTAAAAACAAGGAGGTAGAAAAGGAATTTGAAGACAATCTCAGGAAAAAGACTGATCTGATCGAAAGGATTGAGCTGGCGGCAAAAGACAAGGATGAGTCTACACTCAATTTACTGAGTGCATTTAAGAGTGAATGGTCGTCGATTGGCTTTGTGCCCAAGAAGGATATGCAGGCTATTCAGAAGCGATATATCGCAGCAATAAACACGTATGTCAGTGCCATTGGCCAGCTTTCGAGTAAAGAGAAGGAAGCAGCTGTACTGGAAAGTGAAGTGGAACTGGTACGTGACGGAGAGAACAGCCGGGGCTTATACCGTAAGGAAAGCGATATTCGCCGTAAACTTACACAGCTGGAAAACGATATTGCCCTATGGCAGAATAACATCGAATTCTTTGCGAAATCGAAAACTTCGGACCGGTTGAAAGCTGAATTTGATAGAAAGATCAATAATGCGCTGGCGCAGGTGGAAGACCTGAAACATCAACTCGCTATCATTCAGGAGGCTATCTGATTTTGTTAAAAAAAGTATAAAAAAATATCGCCTGGTGCTTGCGTTGAATGCTCTTTCCTTCTACTTTTGCACCACGATAACGGAATAACAAACGGTTGTCGAAATAAAAAAGGCCTCCATAGCTCAGCTGGTAGAGCAACTGACTTGTAATCAGTAGGTCGTTGGTTCGATCCCGACTGGGGGCTCTTAAAAGGACTTAACAAAATTGTTAAGTCCTTTTTTTTATACCTCATTTATCTCTTTTCATAAGTCCATACGGTGGACCGTCCGCTTGAAAGTGTACCTTCGTAGGTATTGACAACTTTCCTGTTGTTGGTAACTCTAACCGTAAAATCAGAAGAAGTGGAACCGCCGTTACTGCAGTCGCCATAATACTGTACCCAGAACTTATATACTCCTTTGGGGGCGGAGTCGTCCTCGGGCCAGAATATGTTCTCATTGGGGCCATTGGGGCATTCGTCGCAGAGGCAGTCTACGTCCAGCTCACCTCCGCTGTTTGAAGAGGTGTTACGGTAGCTGAGGGTTTCACCGGTGGGGTCCGTTACGTATAAATCCAGATCCACGTTATCCTCGTTGTCAAATTGAAGGTTAAACCGCGGATTTCCGGGGCTTCCCACGAGTACGGGTTCAGCATCCTTCTTCTTACAGCTGTCAAGACCAACCAGCGCGGTACAGGAAAGTAAAATAACGGCAATGCTTTTTAGGGGAGTTTTCATAAATGGAAGTTGTTATTAATTGGTAAATTTTCAGAGTTTAAGGTGATTACTAAGGATTGGATGTGTTTAGCCGGATCGAGGTGTGCTTACAAGGTAAAATACTGGTTTGATTTTGTCCTGCCCCAGGTAATTCGGTTATATATAGCCCAAGAGGAAAAAAGGTAACAGGATATGTCATATTTTTTTATTCATTTCTCCCGATTTCAGGCGGTGGCTAGCGGTGCCTGGGTTTAGGATAAAAAAACTGTTTTGGGTGGGGGTGGAATTTTCTAAAAAAGTTGAATCTTACAGGCAGAAACATAAAGTACCAGTTGCCTTAAATTGTTCCGGTTTATATAATCTTAAAACATTGCAGAGACATTATGCCATTTGTAGATTTTAATTCGAAGAAAAAGGTCAAGATATGGGAGGGGATTACGGGGGCGCTGGCTCATTCTGACCAGATGACTTTCGGTCATTTTCATATTGACAGCGGAACCGTCCTGCCCGAACACAAGCATTTTCACGAGCAGTGGAGCCATGTAATTGAAGGTGAATTGCTCTTTAACATTGCCGGTGAAGAGCTATTGCTCACAGCAGGTATGACTGCCTACATACCCTCGAATGTTCCTCATTCGGCAAAAGCACTGTCGGCATGTAAAGTAATCGACTGCTTTACACCGGTACGCCAGGATTTTGCTGAACTTGAAAGGGACAACGAATAAAGTATTCACCGAAATGGGGAATATCAGATACAAAAACAGGAATTTTACCAACACATTGAATCCCTGGCCGCGTGTTAATTTTTTTGCTGGCAAATTCCGACAGGGTTAGCGGCATGTCGTTTATTGGTTTATAAACAGTAGGTTAGCGTTTGGGAAATGGGCGTTACTTGTCGTTGTACCTATGTATACGCATGATTTTTTTAACGTATGTTCATGACAATCCAGGTTCGATTAAAAGGCCTGAAGCGTATTATGAAAAATTTAAATGAAATTGAAAAAACTGGGCGGTTGATCATTGTTGCCTATAGATTACCGTTCAAGATTGTAAGGGAGGACGAGCACATAACACTTTTTCAAAATTCAGGAGGGCTGGTTTCAGCAGTGTTATCACTGGTAGGGGATGGGGGCTATGCGTCGTTTTATGCACAGGATAAAATACAATGGATAGGTTACACCGACAATAACCCTGAAGAATTAGAGGGGCAGGCGCTTGAGAATGAAAGTTTCAGGGCGCATCCTGTTTTTATACCTGACGATATTAACGAGAATTATTACGAAGGATTCTGCAATGATCTGATTTGGCCGCTTTTTCATTATTTCCCCTCGCTGGCCCATTTTCACGACAGGTATTTTCAGGCCTATAAAGAAGCAAATGAATTGTTTTTTAACAAAGTGGCCGAGGTCATACGGCCTGGTGACGTCGTGTGGGTGCAGGACTACCAGCTCATGCTGCTTCCGGGAATGCTCCGTGACAAATTTCCTCATAACAAAATAGGTTTCTTTTTTCACATCCCTTTTCCGTCTTATGAATTATTCCGGTTGTTACCGGTAACCTGGCGCACAGCCCTTATTGAAGGTATCATTGGTGCAGATGTAGTCGGATTCCATACAAATGACTATGTTGAATACTTTTTAAAAGCAGTTCGGATGGTTTCCGGATATGGCAACAAACTTCATTATATCAATCTGAGCAACAGGATCGTGAAAGTGGATTCATTTCCGATCAGTATTGATTTTAAGAAATTTGATGGAGCCTATAACGAGCCGGAAATCAAGGAGGCCAGGGAATTGGCAAGGGATACCTTAAAGGAAAAAATCATTTTTTCGGTAGACCGGCTCGACTATTCCAAAGGCATATTACACCGTCTCTCCGGTTTCGAACGCTTTTTGCAGCAGCATCAGGAATGGCACGAAAGGGTCGTTTTTGTCATGGTGGTGGTACCCTCAAGGGATAGTATCGGGCAGTATCAGCAGATGAAGTCGGAGATAGACCAAACAGTTGGGCGGATCAACTCCAATTATGGCAGCATCAATTGGCAGCCTATACTTTATCAGTACCGGTCTATGTCATACGCGGAACTGTTAGGGATGTATACGGCCAGTGATGTGGCCCTTATAACACCCGTGCGGGATGGGATGAACCTGGTATGCAAGGAGTATGTTGCCAGCCGGAACGATAACGGTGGTGTACTCATTTTGAGTGAGATGGCTGGCGCAGCGGCCGAATTGGGTGAGGCCATCATCATTAATCCGCTGGACAATCAGGGTATCGCAGACGGAATTATAAAGGCTTTGGAAATGCCGCCCGAGGAGCAGCAGAAACGCATGGAGGCGATGCGGGAGAGAATAAAAGAATACGACGTTTTTGCCTGGACAAATGACTTTTTTACTCAAATGACAATGCTGGAACAGGAACATGATAAATTACGGCAGGTTTTTCTGACTGCCGTAGGGATTGATAAAATAAAAAGAGCTTATCAGGAAGCATCCAACAGAATCTTTTTCTTCGATTACGACGGGACGCTGGCACCTATAGTGGCGGATCCGTCCAAAGCCATCGTAGCGGAGGAGTTGAAACAGCTGATTTCCGAAATCGCCGGCACCGATACCGTTGTCATTATCAGTGGGAGAGACCGGCATTTTTTGGATCACCTGTTTGCAGGCTTGCCCGTATATATAGTTGCTGAACATGGCGCCCTGAGTAAAGCCAGGGGAAGTGCAGAGTGGAAATTAAACGAAAGTTATGAGGAGAACTGGAAGGACAGTATCAGGGTCATTCTGGATATGTATGCCAAACGTTGCCCAGGCGCTTTTGTAGAAGAAAAGGAAACTTCGTTGGCATGGCATTACCGGACAGCGGATGATGAAGAATATGCCACCAGAAGGGCGCAGGAACTACTGTGGCAGCTAAAAAATTATATACAGCCTGAGCTTAGCCTTCAGATTATCGATGGAAACAAGGTTGTTGAAGTTAAAAAAACAGCCTACAACAAAGGTACTGCGGCCAAAGAACTTGTAGAGGCTGGCGATTATGATTTCATTTTCGCGATTGGTGATGATACTACCGACGAGGATATGTTTTTGGCCCTGCCGCCTTCTTCATTCACGATCAAGATCGGTGATGATTTGTCCGCCGCCAAAAATCATATCCGTAACCAGGCGGAGGTTTATCATTTTCTGAATGAATTGGTTTCCGTAAGCCGGGAGGAGTAAGTTCGGTTCAAAGTCTCAGCTCTTCAACCTTGATAAACGAGCAGCTTAATCCGGTTGTATACAATGCTTTTTGTATTTGTGTAAAATCGGGGAAGTCGGACCGGAGCACCAATAACAGGCGCTGGATATCATAAGTCCAATGGCTGATATTTAATTTCTTAAGTGCGTCGTGTATGGTTTGGAAAGCTGTGCCGCCCTTTAAACTTGTGCGGAAAGATATCTGATAGATGGTACGCATGGTATAATATCGTTAGGTTGATTGTAAATCTACGTAAATATATTATTTGTAACGAATCTAAATAGATAAAATTCCCCTATTGATGAAAAAACTTCGGCCGAGGAGCCGAAGTTTTTTTGTGAGTGATATTCAGCTATTTCCAGGCGTCTTCCAGAAACCTGATCCAGTTACGCCACATGATGTTTTCTATGTCCTGCTGAGTATATCCTCTCGCTTTCAGAATGGCCGGTATGGTTTGCAGGTCAGCTATGGATTCGAGGTCAGCGGGGGATTGTTCTTTTCCGTAGGCACCGTCCAGGTCTGAGCCGATACCTACATGAAGGGTATTTCCGGCCAGCTGGCAAATATGGTCAATGTGGTTGGCCACATGTTCAATCTTCAGGCCGCTTTCCTCTGGTTTGGTTACTCCCCTTATCCAGCCAGGTATCATCATCCACGCGTCGAACGCCATACCGATTACCGCTTTTCTGCCAAGCAGTTCTTTGATCATTTCATCTGAAAATTGCCGGTTGTGAGGTACCAGCTCTCTCACCAGGTTATGACTTGCCCATACCGGCCCGTTGTAGATAGCCATGGCATCCCAAAAGGCGAGGTCACAGAGGTGTGTAGCGTCCAGGATGATATTCAGTTTTTCCATCTCACGAATGAGATCCTTTCCTTTCTGGGATAGTGGCTGGCTGGCATCTGTTCCATAGGCATATACACCCGGGCCGTAATGCGCGGGACCCACAGCTCGAAGCCCATAGGCATAAGCTCTGTGTAAATGATCCAGGCTCAGGAGGGAGTCGGCACCTTCCAGGCTCAGGATATAACCAATAGGAAGGTTTTCAGTTGATGCTGCCTGCTGCCACAGGTTCAGGTGCGCATGCAGCGCTTGGAGATCGGTTATCTGTACCAGCTCCCCGGCTTCTTCCATGGCCTTGTACCAGGCAACCTGCCCCTGGGTCTGCGCCCAGGCCTGTGCCTGGGAATTCCAGCCGGGAATGAGGCTGTCGGGCTTGACAAATCGGGCGATCTGCGTGGCAACACAGATACCGATATTACTTTTTCGCATTTCCGGGAAGGAAACAACCCCCTTGCCCCGATCCGGCTTATCGGTCATGTTTTTCTCCCTGTCGCGTATAACTGCCAGTTCCTGGGTGTAATCACGGTTCCATTCCAGGGCATTCATGGCTATGTCCAAATGGGCATCAATAAGAAACATTATTTTAAAATTTTAGGATTAGTAGATTAGGAATATCTGGCACTGCCAACAACTATGAAGGCTAAACGGTAATTCTGCGGTTGCGGGCGACTATTTTCCACTCCTCTGTTACCTCTCCATCTTCAATGACCGAGGCATAGTCGTGCAGGGCCACAGTCGGGCAAACATGGTACGGAACAGCGTAGAAGACGTCTCCGATCTGTACTTTGTTCCAGACTTCTTCACTCACCTGCAGTACGCCGTGTTCTTCACTCTGGCTGGCAAGGGTATACTCAGCGAGGTTCAGTATTTTGAAACGGTTTTCAATGGGATTTTCGGCAGAAACTGCCTTATGGCCAAGGTCAATGGTAACAATCCCTGTGGTAGGTTTAGAAATTACCCGGGTAATTACCAGGGCGGCCTGTAGAAATGGCTGGTCCTGAAAACGGTCGCCATATCCCCAGTCCCAAAGTACATTGGTGCCCGGACTGAGGTATACGCCTTCCCTTTGTGCATGTACGTTGAAAGTGGGAGAGCCGCCAACAATGATCATGATATCGTCACCCCCATCCTGTTTGGCAAGATCCAGCAGCGGATAAACCGTTTCATAAGCCAGTTCACTCACAACCTTTCGTTCAGCAAATCCGGCGTTCCGTATATGTCCGTCATAAATATGGATACCCGTCAGTTTAAGGTTGGGCAGTGTGTTGATATGCCGGTAAAGGGAAAGTAGATCGGTATCGGTTGCATGGCCCGAGCGGTTCATGCCATTGTTTACATCGATAAAAACGGAAGAAATGATGTTTTCCGCCAGCGAGTGCGCGTTCAGGTCGTCCGCTGAAAACTGGTTGTCGATGAGGGATGAAAAACTCACATCAGGATACAAATTCTTTAGTTGAAACAGCCTGCCGATATTGGGCCCCACCATCTGGTAGGCCAGCAATATCCACTTTCCACCTGCCGAAGCCACCATCTCTGCTTCGGCAATGGTAGCGCATTTAAACCGGGTTATATTTTTTTCAAGCTGAAAACCGATGAGCTCCTTCGTTTTATGGGTTTTAACATGAGGTACCAGCCGGTCTGCATGGCCGGCCATGTTGACCATACTGCTAATGTTACTCTGAATACGATCTTTATAAAACAGGAGTGAAGGAGAAATCACCTTTTCGGGATGCTTCAGTTGATACCACATGATCATAACGGTTTATATTGTAAAAAATCACGGTTGGCCGTTCCGCAAATAATAGCGGAACGGTCAACCGTCAGAATATGGGTCGGTTTATTATTTTTCTTCGAGTTCAAACATAGCCTCTATTTCCACAGGAATGTTGTCGGGCAGGGTACCCATTCCTACGGCACTGCGCACGCCGATTCCATTTTCTTCACCCCAGACTTTTGCAAACAATTCGCTGCATCCGTTGATGATAAAAGGATGTTTTTCAAAATCCGTTGTGCAGTTGACCATCCCGAGCACCTTTATTACCCGCTTTACGCGGTTGAGGCTACCCAGATTTGCCTTTAAGGTGGCCAGAATGGCCAACCCAACCTGACGGGCCGCCAGTTTTCCCTGGTCCGCATCCATATCCTTTCCGATCCGCCCTTTGATCAGTGTACCGTCTTCCTGAACTGTTCCGTGACCGGAAACATATACCCACCGCTTATCCACGATCAGTAACGGTTTGTAAACACCAACGGGCTTAGGGGCGGGAGGTAAGGTTAGTCCTAACTGTGCAAAATTGGATTCTGGAGTTGAATTCATGATTCTATCTTAAAATTAAACAATCAATTATGTGCTTTGGCATCGCTGATCTGTCGGATCAGACAAACAAATTTAGTACTAAAACTCCCAGTAAGCCCATAATGGAGACAATTGTTTCCATTACCGACCAGGTAAGCAGGGTATCTTTAATGCTGAGATTGAAATATTCCTTGAAAAGCCAGAAGCCTCCATCGTTAAGGTGCGAGAACATCAGGCTGCCTGAGCCAATGGCCAGAACGATGAGTTCGGAGGGTACTCCTGTGTTGCTGAGCAGCGGCGCAAGGATACCTACCGTGGTTAAACCAGCAACCGTTGCTGACCCCACGCAGATCCTGATGACCGCGGCAATTCCCCAGCATAGTACCAGAGGAGATATGTCCGCATCTTTCAGGCTTTCAGCAATGAAGGTACTCACACCGCTGGCCGTCATAATTTCTTTGAAAACGCCGGCCCCTGCAATAATCAGTAATATGACCGATACGCCTTTAAAGGCTTCTTCCATTGACTTACTGATAGCCTTCATATTCATTCCCCGCCGGAGGCCGAGCGTATAGGCTGCTACCAGAACAGATATGAGCATGCCAAAGTAAGGTTCGGCCATGAGTGCTGCCAGCTGGCTATGAGGAAAATATCCCTTTAGTGCAGACATTGTCGTCAGTAAAAATACAGGAAGGAGCGCTGTAAGTGCGCTGATTCCGAGACCCGGAAGTTCGCTGGCCGGACGTGGTTTTACGTTGAAAAGATCAGGGTCGGGCTTGGGCTGGAAGCGTTTAAGCGTACTTCCGAAAATAGGGCCTGCAACAGCTATGGCAGGTATAGACACGATCAGACCGTATAACAAGGTTTGGCCAAGGTCCGCATGCAGCTGGCTGGCGATGGCAGCAGGCGAGGGGTGCGGAGGAAGGTATCCGTGCGCAACCGAAAGTGCTGACAGCATGGGTACACCGATATACAACAACGGAAGCCTCGCGGTGGCGCTGATCATAAAAATGAGCGGTATGACAATGACAAAACCTGCGTTGTAAAAAAGCGGGATTCCAATGACAAAACCAGCCAGTGCCATGCCCCATTGAATATATTTTTTTCCAAATACTCCTATCAGGGCGTCCGTGATACGCTGGGCAGCACCACTGTCCGCCACCAGTTTTCCCAGCATGGCTCCAAAGCCAACGATCAGCACCAGATCTCCCAACGTACCGCCGACACCTTTCTGAATGGCTTTACTGACCGTTGCTACATCTAACCCGCTTGCGAGTCCCAGGCCCACAGACACCAGCAGAAAGGAGATGAAAGTGTCAATTTTTAGCCAGGCAATCAGCAGAATTAAAAATAATATCGCAACGAAGGTCAATAGTAAAGGCATGGGAAATACATTTAGAGTTAACTTTTAGTAATAATAAGAAGGACCGCGATCAAAATTAATACTTGACATTAAATAAGTTTTCCGAGACGTTTTTTGGTAACTGACCAATTATCACTTACATACATATAAAGGACATAATATAGGCTCCAATATAGTTTGCTAGACTGGACGAAAATGACGAAATTTGATCTTTTAGAACGAGTAAATTTGTATTATATCCGTGTA
Encoded here:
- a CDS encoding D-TA family PLP-dependent enzyme, which codes for MWYQLKHPEKVISPSLLFYKDRIQSNISSMVNMAGHADRLVPHVKTHKTKELIGFQLEKNITRFKCATIAEAEMVASAGGKWILLAYQMVGPNIGRLFQLKNLYPDVSFSSLIDNQFSADDLNAHSLAENIISSVFIDVNNGMNRSGHATDTDLLSLYRHINTLPNLKLTGIHIYDGHIRNAGFAERKVVSELAYETVYPLLDLAKQDGGDDIMIIVGGSPTFNVHAQREGVYLSPGTNVLWDWGYGDRFQDQPFLQAALVITRVISKPTTGIVTIDLGHKAVSAENPIENRFKILNLAEYTLASQSEEHGVLQVSEEVWNKVQIGDVFYAVPYHVCPTVALHDYASVIEDGEVTEEWKIVARNRRITV
- a CDS encoding RidA family protein — encoded protein: MNSTPESNFAQLGLTLPPAPKPVGVYKPLLIVDKRWVYVSGHGTVQEDGTLIKGRIGKDMDADQGKLAARQVGLAILATLKANLGSLNRVKRVIKVLGMVNCTTDFEKHPFIINGCSELFAKVWGEENGIGVRSAVGMGTLPDNIPVEIEAMFELEEK
- a CDS encoding gluconate:H+ symporter; translation: MPLLLTFVAILFLILLIAWLKIDTFISFLLVSVGLGLASGLDVATVSKAIQKGVGGTLGDLVLIVGFGAMLGKLVADSGAAQRITDALIGVFGKKYIQWGMALAGFVIGIPLFYNAGFVIVIPLIFMISATARLPLLYIGVPMLSALSVAHGYLPPHPSPAAIASQLHADLGQTLLYGLIVSIPAIAVAGPIFGSTLKRFQPKPDPDLFNVKPRPASELPGLGISALTALLPVFLLTTMSALKGYFPHSQLAALMAEPYFGMLISVLVAAYTLGLRRGMNMKAISKSMEEAFKGVSVILLIIAGAGVFKEIMTASGVSTFIAESLKDADISPLVLCWGIAAVIRICVGSATVAGLTTVGILAPLLSNTGVPSELIVLAIGSGSLMFSHLNDGGFWLFKEYFNLSIKDTLLTWSVMETIVSIMGLLGVLVLNLFV